Proteins found in one Pempheris klunzingeri isolate RE-2024b chromosome 6, fPemKlu1.hap1, whole genome shotgun sequence genomic segment:
- the pias4a gene encoding E3 SUMO-protein ligase PIAS4-A: MAAELVEAMNMVKSFRVSDLQTLLASMGRSKSGLKQDLVGRALRLVQTEYSPELLKNVRQLYESRFPKTSGWLAARRPEGVPVAYSSLSSSPTATSQGADYLNGISKPIPTPAAEVKLVPLPFYQTLETLLSPTELIAQNSEKLQDSQCIFELTPNQADQIRNASELRPGMRSIQVVLRICYTDSIGVQEDQYPPNIAVKVNQSYCHVPGYYPSNKPGVEPRRPCRPVNITPWLHLSNVTNRVTVTWGNFGKRYSVAVYLVRVFTAADLFSQLKLCSVESAERCRERIQDKLRFDPESEIATTGLRVSLICPLVKMRLGVPCRVLTCAHLQCFDAVFFLQMNEKKPTWTCPVCDKPAPFELLTIDGLLSEILKETSEDIEEIEYLTDGSWRPIRDDKERDRERERSNTPEYPVVDICIPEANGHSPAHSSTSLTGKSGSSSVGVAGVTGGPAVAPGGGAVVDLTLDSSSEEEGGGAGGDSEDTEDSADSPAPKRGRYNYDKDLVTAY, from the exons ATGGCGGCCGAACTGGTGGAAGCGATG AACATGGTCAAAAGTTTCCGGGTCTCAGACCTGCAAACGCTGCTGGCCTCAATGGGTCGCAGCAAAAGTGGGCTGAAACAGGACCTGGTGGGGCGAGCGCTGAGGCTAGTGCAGACCGAATACAGCCCAGAGCTTCTGAAGAACGTCAGGCAGCTCTACGAGTCGCGCTTCCCCAAAACATCTGGCTGGCTTGCAGCAAGGCGTCCAGAGGGCGTCCCAGTTGCCTACTCATCCCTCAGCTCCTCCCCCACTGCCACCTCTCAGGGCGCAGACTACCTCAACGGCATTTCCAAACCGATCCCCACGCCTGCAGCAGAGGTCAAGCTGGTGCCACTGCCCTTCTACCAAACCTTGGAGACTCTGTTGTCGCCTACAGAGCTAA TTGCTCAGAACAGTGAGAAACTGCAGGACAGTCAGTGTATATTTGAGTTAACACCGAACCAAGCAGACCAGATCAGGAATGCAAG TGAGCTTCGTCCAGGAATGAGATCAATCCAAGTGGTTCTTAG AATCTGTTACACAGACTCCATTGGTGTTCAGGAGGACCAGTATCCCCCCAACATTGCTGTCAAAGTCAACCAGTCCTACTGTCATGTGCCG ggcTATTACCCCTCTAATAAGCCTGGTGTCGAACCCCGTCGTCCCTGTCGTCCTGTAAACATCACTCCGTGGTTGCATCTCTCCAATGTCACCAACAGAGTCACCGTCACCTGGGGAAACTTTGGCAAG CGGTACTCGGTAGCAGTGTACTTAGTGAGGGTTTTCACTGCAGCAGATCTCTTCAGCCAACTCAAACTCTGCTCTGTCGAGAGTGCAGAACGCTGTCGTGAACGCA TCCAAGACAAACTACGTTTTGATCCAGAAAGTGAAATTGCGACCACAGGCCTTCGGGTTTCTCTCATCTGTCCA CTGGTGAAGATGCGGCTCGGTGTGCCATGTCGAGTTTTAACTTGTGCCCATCTTCAGTGTTTCGACGCAGTCTTCTTCCTGCAGATGAATGAGAAGAAACCCACATGGACTTGCCCCGTCTGTGACAAGCCCGCTCCCTTTGAGCTGCTCACTATTGATGG GCTGCTATCTGAGATTCTGAAAGAAACGAGTGAGGACATTGAGGAGATCGAGTACTTAACCGACGGCTCATGGCGACCCATCAGAGATGACAAGGAGAGGGACAGGGAAAGAGAACGAAGCAACACACCGGAGTATCCTGTTGTTGATATAT GCATTCCTGAGGCAAACGGCCACTCACCAGCCCACAGCAGCACCAGCCTGACGGGCAAATCTGGAAGCAGTTCTGTGGGGGTGGCAGGAGTCACAGGGGGACCTGCTGTGGCACCGGGAGGAGGTGCAGTGGTAGATCTGACTCTTGACTCCTCCTCTGAGGAAGAAGGGGGTGGGGCAGGAGGAGACAGTGAGGACACTGAGGACAGCGCCGACAGTCCTGCCCCGAAGAGAGGCCGATACAACTACGACAAGGACCTGGTCACTGCCTACTGA
- the map2k2a gene encoding dual specificity mitogen-activated protein kinase kinase 2a — protein MGPKRKPVPLNITPIGEGQATSNTIDAASEANLEALQKKLGELDLDEQQRKRLEAFLTQKAQVGELKDEDFDPICELGAGNGGVVNKVRHKPSGLVMARKLIHLEIKPAIRNQIIRELQVLHECNSPYIVGFYGAFYSDGEISICMEHMDGGSLDQVLKEARRIPEEILGKVSIAVLRGLAYLREKHQIMHRDVKPSNILVNSRGEIKLCDFGVSGQLIDSMANSFVGTRSYMSPERLQGTHYSVQSDVWSMGLSLVELAIGRYPIPPPDSKELEGIFGRAVMDGAEGEPHTNMQRPRPPGRPVSGHGMDSRPAMAIFELLDYIVNEPPPKLPLGVFTSDFQDFVTKCLIKNPAERADLKMLMSHTFIKRSEVEEVDFAGWLCKTMGLNQPSTPTRSTE, from the exons ATGGGTCCCAAAAGAAAACCCGTTCCCCTGAACATAACGCCTATTGGGGAGGGACAGGCCACCTCCAATACCATTGATGCTGCATCTGA AGCCAACCTCGAGGCCTTACAAAAGAAACTGGGTGAGTTGGACCTGGATGAGCAACAGAGGAAACGGCTGGAAGCCTTTCTTACCCAGAAAGCTCAGGTCGGGGAGCTGAAGGATGAGGATTTTGACCCCATATGTGAGCTGGGCGCTGGAAACGGAGGAGTGGTCAACAAGGTCCGCCACAAACCCTCGGGTTTGGTCATGGCCCGGAAG TTGATCCACCTGGAAATCAAGCCTGCCATCAGAAACCAGATTatcagagagctgcaggtgCTGCATGAATGCAACTCCCCCTACATTGTGGGCTTCTATGGGGCCTTTTACAGCGACGGGGAGATCAGCATCTGTATGGAGCACATG GATGGTGGATCCTTGGACCAGGTCCTGAAGGAAGCCAGAAGAATCCCAGAAGAAATCCTGGGGAAAGTTAGCATAGCT GTTTTGAGGGGATTAGCCTACCTGCGGGAGAAGCACCAGATCATGCACAGAG ACGTCAAGCCCTCTAATATCCTGGTCAACTCTCGCGGGGAGATCAAGCTGTGCGACTTTGGTGTCAGCGGCCAGCTCATAGATTCCATGGCCAACTCCTTTGTTGGAACGCGCTCCTACATGTCG CCGGAGAGACTGCAGGGCACCCACTACTCTGTGCAGTCTGACGTGTGGAGCATGGGTCTGTCCCTGGTGGAGCTGGCGATTGGCCGCTACCCCATCCCCCCACCAGACTCCAAAGAGCTGGAAGGCATCTTTGGACGGGCCGTTATGGACGGGGCTGAGGGAGAGCCTCACACCAACATGCAGAGGCCCAGACCACCAGGCAGGCCCGTGAGCG GACATGGGATGGACAGCAGACCTGCCATGGCCATCTTTGAACTTTTGGACTACATTGTGAATGAG CCGCCCCCTAAACTGCCACTCGGGGTCTTCACCAGTGATTTCCAGGACTTTGTGACAAAATG TTTGATCAAAAACCCAGCCGAGAGAGCAGATCTGAAGATGCTGATG aGTCACACGTTCATCAAGCGatcagaggtggaggaggtggactTTGCCGGCTGGTTATGCAAAACCATGGGCCTCAACCAGCCCAGCACTCCCACCCGCAGCACTGAGTGA